The Brassica oleracea var. oleracea cultivar TO1000 chromosome C6, BOL, whole genome shotgun sequence genome includes a region encoding these proteins:
- the LOC106299554 gene encoding ERAD-associated E3 ubiquitin-protein ligase HRD1B-like codes for MASNPYRPRVIVNGTRRTRTFHYFYCRHCSRTIRLRNYGLYGSLCPFCSREINLHDELDIMRLNRSFWDTDTDWITLHLINSSRNHELVNDTDDDFVDAMPSERVGPPPASLSAIEDLKTVTITEEDLAKEKVCAICKEEFEVGEEGKELKCLHLYHTSCIVSWLNIHNTCPICRFEVRLRVSGSDIDGGGSRHVDHDRSNRSGTRVCSLWPLRMMFDWVHSLFVKIPPPDLTFMAILLCFHVF; via the coding sequence ATGGCATCTAATCCGTATCGTCCGAGAGTCATTGTAAATGGAACAAGAAGAACAAGAACGTTCCATTACTTCTATTGCCGTCATTGTAGCCGTACCATAAGGCTACGAAACTATGGTCTATATGGTTCTTTATGTCCTTTCTGCTCTAGAGAGATCAATCTTCACGACGAGCTTGACATTATGAGGCTTAACCGATCTTTTTGGGATACCGATACCGATTGGATTACTCTCCATCTTATCAACTCATCAAGAAACCATGAACTAGTTAATGATACCGATGATGACTTCGTTGATGCCATGCCTAGCGAACGTGTTGGTCCACCACCGGCCTCTTTATCAGCCATCGAGGATTTAAAGACCGTGACTATCACGGAAGAAGATTTGGCAAAGGAGAAGGTTTGTGCGATATGCAAAGAGGAGTTTGAAGTTGGAGAGGAAGGCAAAGAGTTGAAATGTTTGCATTTGTATCATACGAGCTGCATTGTGTCTTGGTTGAATATTCATAACACTTGTCCCATTTGTCGCTTTGAGGTTCGCTTACGCGTTTCGGGAAGTGACATTGACGGAGGAGGGTCTCGCCATGTCGACCATGATAGATCAAATCGGTCTGGGACTAGGGTTTGTTCTCTGTGGCCTCTCCGAATGATGTTTGATTGGGTACATAGTCTCTTTGTTAAGATTCCTCCTCCTGATCTAACTTTCATGGCTATACTATTATGCTTTCATGTTTTTTAA
- the LOC106298037 gene encoding putative zinc finger protein At1g68190: MTTHASVQREAGFILRQILELEKLQLRKENKSLSLTEQDGPSPLELPKQSEERLVHLLQTGKDLIVDFSHLSSSSTLGDSYWECKSPVNKNTQLWDQNLQDIGVCEDTICDDHDFHIPDIDLTFRNFEELFGADYDLVADDNILFKGTSAHCEVNTFSSPFNNSIITPKEASSSSLLFSRTIGGGSSETHYSHNHSEEVISFCSPLSDCARQNAISWLKEKKRGKSVSIFRD; encoded by the exons ATGACAACACACGCAAGC GTGCAAAGAGAAGCTGGTTTTATCTTGAGACAGATTCTTGAATTGGAGAAGCTTCAACTCAGGAAAGAGAATAAGAGTTTGTCGCTGACAGAGCAAGATGGTCCTTCTCCATTGGAGCTTCCAAAGCAATCTGAAGAACGTTTGGTCCATCTTCTACAGACTGGAAAAGATCTGATTGTTGATTTTTCACACTTGTCTTCGTCTTCTACACTTGGTGATTCCTATTGGGAATGCAAAAGCCCAGTTAACAAGAACACTCAG CTTTGGGATCAAAATCTACAAGACATTGGAGTTTGTGAAGATACAATTTGTGATGACCATGACTTCCATATACCTGACATTGATCTCACTTTCCGAAACTTTGAAGAACTTTTTGGAGCTGATTATGATCTAGTTGCAGATGATAACATCTTATTTAAGGGAACATCAGCCCACTGTGAG GTGAATACATTTTCTTCACCATTCAATAATTCCATAATTACACCTAAAGAAGCTTCCTCATCATCTCTTTTATTCTCAAGAACCATTGGAGGAGGAAGCAGCGAAACTCATTACTCTCACAATCACTCGGAGGAAGTAATCTCTTTTTGCTCTCCTCTCTCTGACTGTGCACGTCAAAACGCCATCTCATGGCTCAAGGAGAAGAAGAGAGGCAAGAGCGTAAGTATCTTCAGAGACTAG
- the LOC106299094 gene encoding zinc finger CCCH domain-containing protein 15: MENETAPFTYSGTSAVGIVNSHGEPSLLRDQLYHSNSRSVMQQRQDMVNREALCYTRLHEASLEAEVLRLENTELRSMNLHLKKELDQLIRSSIQNRFGYDRVPLRMLSNLSIGGGNNRGAEDAENQNRAVNRDDVSDESPTSVIASEDLNRSSLPKSISVRSSGYSKSSQGGGGGGGGAAAAQCGKSRGAVAKPGACGQQLSTTQRVYVRGGKKEEEEEIEVEVYNQGMTKTELCNKWQETGTCPYGDHCQFAHGIKELRPVIRHPRYKTEVCRMVLAGDICPYGHRCHFRHSLSEQEKLMAADCKPNNKSSFKLVK, encoded by the exons ATGGAAAACGAAACGGCGCCGTTTACTTACAGCGGCACCTCCGCCGTTGGAATCGTCAACTCTCACGGCGAACCTTCTCTCTTACGCGATCAGCTCTACCACTCCAACAGCCGCAGCGTGATGCAGCAGCGCCAAGACATGGTGAACCGAGAGGCGTTGTGCTACACGCGCCTCCACGAGGCGTCGCTCGAAGCGGAAGTGCTCCGTCTCGAGAACACGGAGCTGCGTTCGATGAATCTCCACCTCAAGAAGGAGCTCGACCAGCTGATCAGATCCTCTATCCAGAACCGATTCGGCTACGATAGGGTTCCGCTTCGGATGCTTAGCAATCTTTCGATCGGCGGAGGGAATAATCGCGGCGCCGAGGACGCGGAGAATCAGAACCGTGCGGTTAATCGAGATGACGTCAGCGATGAGAGTCCGACGAGCGTGATTGCGAGTGAGGATCTGAACCGTTCGTCGCTCCCGAAGAGCATCTCCGTGAGATCCAGCGGTTACTCTAAGTCGAGCCAAGGTGGAGGTGGTGGTGGTGGTGGCGCCGCCGCTGCTCAATGTGGAAAATCTCGTGGAGCCGTAGCTAAGCCTGGAGCTTGTGGTCAACAACTCAGTACGACG CAAAGGGTATATGTGCGAGGAGGGAAGAAAGAAGAAGAGGAGGAGATAGAAGTGGAGGTGTACAATCAAGGGATGACAAAGACAGAGCTCTGCAACAAGTGGCAAGAGACAGGGACATGCCCATACGGTGACCACTGCCAGTTCGCTCACGGCATTAAAGAACTCCGCCCAGTGATCCGCCATCCTCGTTACAAGACTGAAGTTTGCAGAATGGTTCTTGCTGGTGACATCTGTCCTTACGGCCACCGTTGCCACTTCCGCCACTCACTATCTGAGCAAGAGAAGCTCATGGCCGCTGATTGCAAACCCAACAACAAGTCCTCCTTCAAGCTTGTTAAATGA
- the LOC106298038 gene encoding putative two-component response regulator-like APRR6: protein MAENMVNLTENIIPESTGVILLIDHDAISVASLIPMLKQRSHKDVMSVNGASEAISVIEKQKDIGLVIANVELSDTNDFLTAMHHKEIHLILIGTEIHIKETSDLLTKRACSCLKKPISENDIDNMLQLVLPNKRQEWEKINVAEKRENIVEERMKQMKAFRDHIKRQGTSQSSLLGRRPLNKTFTSSQMYQKGKSIADVEGCKNVWTRDRHMKFLAAISILGEKESRPKSILEIMKDSNLSQRQVGSYLQKYKFQVEIINKTLTRNEWKSTDKTYEYPSDYVYPFKASNLAKTLIESNSMWCSLRKTKSSSLSTVQYSFKRSAAEKDRMPKFHIGEKSGLHRHSLSGSRVGASNLDAFQKESAKICISQSNPNPSQPSSYVLETNKNPLDMNQMGRVSFGENHGLSQDMIFNGTKSNHLGLVSGETSHIETPLETDTNQMDWDWFSSDEAYAILEDLTVPETNINQVGLVPGETSFAALDNVAPPENNTNEIGLVPNQEGNDDIPIEDLISFDTDIINEMDDLDAWLENYNSFQGDVPLPASCNDHDLAFTPTTSQHQNIEAANPREATEEGNHLDDDSDENLDWIDDIFA, encoded by the exons ATGGCTGAAAACATGGTAAATTTGACCGAAAACATTATTCCTGAAAGCACTGGTGTTATTCTGCTAATCGACCACGATGCTATATCAGTCGCATCTCTCATTCCAATGCTTAAACAACGATCGCATAAAG ATGTTATGAGTGTGAATGGAGCAAGCGAGGCTATATCGGTTATCGAAAAACAAAAAGATATTGGACTTGTTATAGCCAACGTTGAACTGTCCGACACAAATGATTTTCTCACTGCTATGCACCACAAAGAAATTCATCTTATAC TGATTGGTACAGAAATACACATTAAGGAAACATCAGATCTTTTGACAAAAAGAGCATGTTCTTGTCTGAAGAAGCCAATTTCTGAAAATGACATCGACAACATGCTTCAACTTGTGTTACCTAATAAAAGGCAAGAGTGGGAGAAAATCAACGTAGCTGAAAAACGAGAAAACATTGTGGAAGAACGTATGAAGCAGATGAAAGCTTTCAGAGACCACATAAAGAGGCAGGGGACAAGTCAGTCATCGTTGTTAGGAAGACGACCACTCAACAAAACATTCACATCTTCTCAAATGTACCAAAAGGGAAAAAGCATAGCAGATGTTGAGGGATGCAAGAATGTATGGACTCGTGACCGCCACATGAAGTTTTTAGCTGCTATATCCATCTTGGGTGAAAAAG AGTCTCGTCCCAAATCCATATTGGAGATCATGAAGGACTCAAACTTGTCTCAACGCCAAGTTGGTAGCTATCTTCAG AAATACAAGTTTCAAGTTGAGATAATTAACAAAACATTGACAAGGAATGAATGGAAATCCACGGATAAAACATATGAATATCCATCAGATTATGTATATCCTTTCAAAGCTTCTAACCTAGCGAAAACTCTCATTGAAAGTAACTCTATGTGGTGTTCCTTGAGAAAGACAAAATCTTCCTCATTATCCACTGTCCAAT ATTCATTTAAAAGATCTGCTGCTGAGAAGGACAGAATGCCAAAGTTTCATATAGGAGAAAAATCGGGTCTGCATAGGCACTCACTTTCTG GTTCAAGAGTTGGTGCATCTAATTTAGATGCATTCCAAAAGGAATCTGCTAAGATTTGTATTTCTCAGTCTAATCCTAACCCTTCTCAACCATCTAGCTATGTTCTTGAAACCAATAAGAACCCACTAGATATGAACCAAATGGGTAGGGTTTCTTTTGGAGAAAATCATGGTCTTTCTCAAGATATGATTTTCAATGGAACTAAATCAAACCATTTGGGTTTGGTTTCTGGTGAAACAAGTCATATTGAAACCCCACTTGAAACCGATACAAACCAAATGGATTGGGACTGGTTTTCTTCTGACGAGGCTTATGCTATTCTTGAAGATTTGACTGTTCCTGAAACCAATATAAACCAAGTGGGTTTAGTTCCTGGTGAAACAAGTTTTGCTGCGTTGGACAATGTAGCTCCTCCTGAAAATAATACGAACGAGATAGGGTTGGTTCCTAACCAGGAAGGTAATGATGATATTCCAATTGAAGATCTGATTTCGTTTGATACTGATATCATCAACGAGATGGACGACTTGGACGCTTGGTTGGAAAACTATAATTCTTTTCAGGGAGATGTTCCTTTGCCTGCGAGTTGCAACGACCATGATCTTGCCTTCACCCCGACTACAAGCCAGCATCAAAATATAGAAGCCGCAAATCCAAGGGAGGCTACAGAAGAAGGCAATCATTTGGATGATGATTCTGATGAGAACCTGGATTGGATCGACGATATTTTTGCATGA